In one window of Mytilus trossulus isolate FHL-02 chromosome 7, PNRI_Mtr1.1.1.hap1, whole genome shotgun sequence DNA:
- the LOC134724511 gene encoding uncharacterized protein LOC134724511, producing MWSIKVSVSFCIYITISRQSCREFQQKMAVSLFGKFMIFGIICKGLNALQVNMNSDITAAIGDTDVELRCQFTTENDDFVNLIYLTARNKTTDSYFHIVTFYPAHRNKVASLSTDGEYLTGRVSLTNPSDSLNVAIMSYTNPVQCDDDTDYRCDILYDNNGQLETMPSDPTTLTITSPSSKPDSVTMYPSNGIAHDDYVSFICEGNVGNPAGKFTWKKHLAGEHNPVVYSDTVTISTEIQDSCSYHGTSNLTIQLIEDDNGATISCVEESYQIETMMRKTPPLNIHYKVRNVVISKDPDVETHIRDPMNQINLTCVADGNPAPFYNWYKEPDLETVLSSGDTFIIREMLTNKTGIYRCKAYHYIKGAMYSEEQMVNVTIVEDPNKMPSRGDPNTKSGSTVIVVVILSLLVVITVVVLSFIYYRIKNKESSDLKQVLSKLKCQQVFSRIKCPRSFPKIKCPQSFPRVPCPQFLRRRGSDSKVGSGESWAESDRSSIHTDHNIDLSPDYSTVIDENDTIDTRPKAHPRKNHYDDVVLQLDEKSSQQRNGTVPTSDDHLDDDTVKSTDDSKLYTNAKLVDQNKLTKSTDLSRIYASVNKRQSDISPQHVPIPAARSKSQLNIDHIEFADAGVRSRPHSFIGENKLNLFTIDIDQPDTRTTTCKTFGKGTKQAEQYGDDDKLPDPPFISDTEDNLMDSDETLTEERASRNDALHSEDNSKNVERENIQSSYTNLYDKTENQNETGTQTETILSSPKKFPSIKPPNMDGYLITDKQKEKDFSSV from the exons ATGTGGTCTATTAAAGTATCAGTTAGCTTTTGTATTTACATAACAATAAGTCGACAGTCTTGTCGGGAGTTTCAACAAAAAATGGCCGTTTCGTTGTTTGGAAAATTTATGATATTTGGGATTATTTGCAAAg GATTAAATGCTTTACAAGTGAATATGAATTCTGACATCACGGCAGCTATCGGTGATACAGATGTAGAACTCAGATGTCAGTTTACAACAGAAAACGACGATTTTGTCAATCTGATATATTTAACAGccagaaataaaacaacagacAGTTACTTCCATATAGTAACATTTTATCCAGCACATCGCAACAAAGTGGCATCTTTAAGCACTGACGGAGAGTATCTAACTGGTCGTGTTTCACTTACCAACCCATCAGATTCTCTCAACGTCGCCATCATGTCTTACACGAATCCAGTACAATGTGACGATGACACCGACTATAGATGTGATATACTTTATGATAACAATGGGCAATTAGAAACCATGCCATCTGATCCCACAACGTTAACTATTACAA GTCCTTCATCAAAGCCAGACAGTGTGACAATGTATCCGTCCAATGGTATAGCCCACGATGACTATGTTTCGTTCATCTGTGAGGGTAATGTAGGTAACCCAGCCGGAAAATTTACCTGGAAAAAACATCTCGCTGGTGAACACAATCCCGTTGTTTACAGTGACACCGTGACTATATCCACGGAGATACAAGACAGTTGCAGTTACCATGGTACCAGTAACTTAACTATACAGTTAATAGAGGATGATAACGGTGCAACAATAAGCTGTGTAGAAGAGTCATACCAGATAGAGACTATGATGAGAAAAACGCCACCATTAAACATACATT ATAAAGTTAGAAACGTTGTGATATCAAAAGACCCGGATGTTGAGACTCATATAAGAGACCCAATGAACCAGATCAACTTAACATGTGTCGCCGATGGTAACCCTGCACCCTTTTATAACTGGTATAAAGAACCAGATTTGGAGACCGTTTTGTCATCTGGAGATACGTTCATCATCAGGgaaatgttaacaaataaaacTGGTATTTATAGATGCAAGGCCTACCACTATATTAAAGGGGCTATGTATAGTGAGGAGCAAATGGTCAACGTAACTATAG TTGAAGACCCGAATAAAATGCCGTCACGGGGAGATCCTAACACTAAAAGTGGAAGTACAG TGATAGTTGTGGTTATACTGTCTTTACTGGTAGTGATAACCGTGGTTGTTCTCAGCTTTATTTACTACCGCATTAAAAA CAAAGAATCGTCAGActtaaaacaagttttatcCAAACTCAAATGTCAGCAAGTATTTTCTAGAATCAAATGTCCACGGTCGTTCCCAAAAATCAAATGCCCACAGTCGTTCCCAAGAGTCCCATGTCCACAGTTCTTAAGACGAAGAGGAAGTGATTCAAAAGTTGGTAGCGGTGAGAGTTGGGCGGAATCTGATCGAAGTTCTATCCACACTGATCACAATATAGACCTGTCTCCAGATTATTCTACAGTTATTGATGAAAACGATACTATAGATACCAGACCTAAGGCACATCCGAGAAAGAATCATTACGATGACGTAGTTTTGCAATTGGACGAGAAATCAAGTCAGCAGAGAAATGGAACAGTACCAACTTCCGATGATCACCTTGACGACGACACAGTGAAATCAACTGATGattcaaaattgtacacaaatgCAAAACTGGTAGACCAAAACAAATTAAC aaaatcgaCAGACCTGTCTAGAATATATGCCTCTGTCAATAAGAGACAAAGTGATATCAGTCCTCAACATGTACCGATTCCTGCAGCACGTTCTAAAAGTCAGCTAAATATAGATCATATAGAATTTGCTGATGCCGGAGTCAGGAGTAGACCACATAGCTTCATTGgagaaaataaatt AAATCTCTTCACGATCGACATTGATCAACCAGACACAAGAACAACTACTTGCAAAACCTTCGGAAAAGGCACAAAACAGGCGGAACAATATGGCGATGATGATAAACTGCCAGATCCGCCATTTATATCAGATACAGAAGACAATTTAATGGACAGTGATGAAACATTGACCGAAGAAAGAGCATCAAGAAACGATGCACTCCATTCTGAAGACAATTCAAAAAATGTTGAGAGAGAAAACATTCAGTCAAGTTACACAAATCTTTATGACAAAACCGAAAACCAGAACGAGACTGGGACTCAAACCGAGACCATACTGTCGTCGCCAAAGAAATTCCCTTCTATCAAACCTCCAAACATGGACGGTTATCTAATCACGGATAAGcagaaagaaaaagatttttctAGCGTATAG